In one window of Macrotis lagotis isolate mMagLag1 chromosome 5, bilby.v1.9.chrom.fasta, whole genome shotgun sequence DNA:
- the LOC141490112 gene encoding late cornified envelope protein 3C-like has protein sequence MSCKQSQQQCQVPKCPPKCPPKCQTPKCPPKCPPKCAQAPCPPPVSSCCGSSSGGCCSSGGCCSSGGCCGSSGGCCSSHSGGGCCLSHHRRSHRQRHQRSDCCDSGSGCSQQSGGCCGSSGGCC, from the coding sequence ATGTCCTGCAAACAAAGTCAGCAGCAGTGCCAGGTGCCCAAGTGCCCCCCCAAGTGTCCTCCCAAGTGTCAGACTCCTAAATGTCCTCCCAAGTGTCCCCCCAAGTGTGCCCAGGCTCCAtgccctcctccagtctcttcctGCTGTGGCTCTAGCTCCGGAGGATGCTGCAGCTCTGGGGGATGCTGTAGCTCTGGGGGATGCTGTGGGTCCAGTGGGGGATGCTGCAGCTCTCACTCTGGGGGTGGCTGCTGCCTTTCCCATCACAGGAGATCCCACAGACAGAGGCACCAGAGGTCTGACTGCTGTGACAGTGGCAGTGGATGCAGCCAGCAGTCTGGAGGCTGCTGTGGGAGCTCTGGGGGCTGCTGCTGA